From Oncorhynchus keta strain PuntledgeMale-10-30-2019 unplaced genomic scaffold, Oket_V2 Un_scaffold_2232_pilon_pilon, whole genome shotgun sequence:
TGAgctgtagactgaatctagaggttttaacacagaggctgagctgtagactgaatctagaggttttaacacagaggctgagctgtagactgaatctagaggttttaacacagaggctgagcGGTAGACTGAAgctagaggttttaacacagaggctgagctgtagactgaatctagaggttttgacACAGAGGCTGAgctgtagactgaatctagaggttttaacacagaggctgagtggtagactgaatctagaggttttaacacagaggctgagtggtagactgaatctagaggttttaacacagaggctgagctgtagactgaatctagaggttttaacacagaggctgagctgtagactgaatctagaggttttaacacagaggctgagcggtagactgaatctagaggtttaaacacagaggctgagtggtagactgaatctagaggttttaacacagaggctgagctgtagactgaatctagaggttttgacACAGAGGCTGAgctgtagactgaatctagaggttttgacACAGAGGCTGAgctgtagactgaatctagaggttttaacacatAGGCTGAgctgtagactgaatctagaggttttaacacagaggctgagctgtagactgaatctagaggttttaacacagaggctgagctgtagactgaatctagaggtttaaaaGGGCTAAACAGAGCAAATTTAATGAATTACATGTCTGACCCTCGTGGCGATCCAGCTGTGTTCGGGAAGGTTATTAAATCACCAAAAAGAAGCAGCCGTTCTATATAGCTCCAATACTATAACGGTCGTCgtatgaaggagaggaccaaggtgcagcgtggtaagtgttcatcttgtTTTAATAAGAAACaatgaacaaaacaataaaatgacaaaacgaacagtcctgaacggtgaaacaaaacacagaacagaaaataactacccacaactcaaaagtgaaaccaggctacctaagtatggttctcaatcagggacaaccaggctacctaaggatggttctcaatcagggacaaccaggctacctaagtatggttctcaatcagggacaaccaggctacctaaggatggttctcaatcagggacaaccaggctacctaaggatggttctcaatcagggacaaccaggcaacctaagtatggttctcaatcagggacaaccaggcaacctaaggatggttctcaatcagggacaaccaggccacctaagtatggttctcaatcagggacaaccaggccaCCTAAggctggttctcaatcagggacaaccaggctaccccTAAggctggttctcaatcagggacaaccaggctaccccTAAggctggttctcaatcagggacaaccaggctacctaaggatggttctcaatcagggacaaccaggccaCCTAAggctggttctcaatcagggacaaccaggctaccccTAAggctggttctcaatcagggacaaccaggctacccctaagtatggttctcaatcagggacaaccaggcaacctaaggatggttctcaatcagggacaaccaggccacctaagtatggttctcaatcagggacaaccaggctgcctaaggatggttctcaatcagggacaaccaggctacctaaggatggttctcaatcagggacaaccaggctacctaaggatggttctcaatcagggacaaccaggctacctaaggatggttctcaatcagggacaaccaggctacctaagtatggttctcaatcagggacaaccaggctacctaaggatggttctcaatcagggacaaccaggccacctaaggatggttctcaatcagggacaaccgattgacagctgcctctgattgacaaccataccaggccaaacacagaaatcccaaatcatagaaaaaaagaacatagactgctcaccccaactcacgccctgaccaatactaaaacaaagacataacaaaagaactaaggtcagaacgtgacaataacaGACAAAATGTCAATAACTGACACCTTTGACAAACATGTTACTGCAGCAGGGAGTTTCTCTGAAAGGGGAAACCGCAGCAATAAGGACAACTCTGAGAAGACTGTTCATGAGGACAACTCTGAGAAGACTGTTCATGAGGACAACTCTGAGAAGACTGTTCATGAGGACAACTCTGAGAAGACTGTTCATGAGGACAACTCTGAGAAGACTGTTCATGAGGACAACTCTGAGAAGACTGGTCATGAGGACAACTCTGAGAAGACTGTTCATGAGGACAACTCTGAGAAGACTGTTCATGAGGACAACTCTGAGAAGACTGTTCATGAGGACAACTCTGAGAAGACTGTTCATGAGGACAACTCTGAGAAGACTGTTCATGAGGACAACTCTGAGAAGACTGTTCATGAGGACAACTCTGAGAagactgttcatgacacaagcTCATCTCCAAAGCATGGTGCTGTTCAATCATAGACTTACCTGATACTGTAAATGGTCTCTTCTACAGCTTGCTGGGCCAGACATACTTGACCCGTGTCTTCTACAGCTTGCTGGGGCAGACATACTTGACCCATCTGTTCTACTGCTTCCTGGGCTAGACATACTTGACCCGTCTCTTCTACTGCTTCCTGGGCCAGACATACTTGACCCGTCTCTTCTACGGCTTCCTGGGCCAGACACACTTGACCCATCTCTTCTACTGCTTCCTGGGCCAGACATACTTGACCCGTCTCTTCTACGGCTTCCTGGGCCAGACATGCTTGACCCGTGTCTTCTACTGCTTCCTGGGCCAGACATACTTGACCCGTCTCTTCTACGGCTTCCTGGGCCAGACAAGCTTGACCCGTCTCTTCTACAGCTTCCTGGGCCAGACATGCTTGACCCGTGTCTTCTACAGCTTCCTGGGCCAGACATGCTTGACCCGTCTCTTCTACTGCTTCCTGGGCCAGACATGCTTGACCCGTCTCTTCTACTGCTTCCTGGGCCAGACATGCTTGACCCGTCTCTTCTAAAGCTTCCTGGGCCAGACATGCTTGACCCGTGTCTTCTACAGCTTCCTGGGCCAGACATGCTTGACCCGTCTCTTCTACGGCTTCC
This genomic window contains:
- the LOC127928173 gene encoding uncharacterized protein LOC127928173, with the translated sequence MGQVCLAQEAVEETGQACLAQEAVEETGQACLAQEAVEETGQACLAQEAVEETGQACLAQQAVEETGQACLAQEAVEETGQACLAQEAVEDTGQTCLAQEAVEETGQACLAQEAVEDTGQACLAQEALEETGQACLAQEAVEETGQACLAQEAVEETGQACLAQEAVEDTGQACLAQEAVEETGQACLAQEAVEETGQVCLAQEAVEDTGQACLAQEAVEETGQVCLAQEAVEEMGQVCLAQEAVEETGQVCLAQEAVEETGQVCLAQEAVEQMGQVCLPQQAVEDTGQVCLAQQAVEETIYSIR